From Gimesia panareensis, the proteins below share one genomic window:
- a CDS encoding HamA C-terminal domain-containing protein yields the protein MSSIPQPKAFWKKRCHVECDKGRTGLCIGYEAKKWRLDDFIDFVMEWLPEFSLNSKEREGIHHANSVEAIRKAAKLVYKTKKFAKRGEFGELFLHAAIRSIFKSTPAISKIFYKSSHNETVKGFDSVHVVGPLDELELWIGEAKFYNEFNRAG from the coding sequence ATGAGCTCGATCCCACAACCTAAAGCATTTTGGAAAAAACGTTGTCATGTTGAATGTGACAAAGGAAGAACAGGACTTTGTATTGGATATGAGGCTAAAAAATGGAGGCTAGATGACTTTATAGATTTTGTAATGGAATGGTTACCTGAATTCTCTCTGAACAGTAAAGAACGTGAAGGTATTCATCATGCTAATAGCGTTGAAGCAATACGGAAAGCTGCAAAATTAGTATACAAAACTAAAAAGTTTGCAAAACGAGGTGAGTTTGGCGAGCTTTTTCTTCACGCTGCAATTCGATCAATTTTTAAATCGACTCCTGCAATATCGAAGATCTTCTATAAATCATCCCATAATGAAACGGTCAAGGGGTTCGACAGTGTCCATGTTGTTGGCCCACTTGATGAATTAGAGCTCTGGATCGGTGAGGCAAAATTCTATAACGAGTTCAATCGCGCAGGATAA
- a CDS encoding DSD1 family PLP-dependent enzyme produces the protein MTQSVIGSHKFDLDTPILCIDLDIMESNIQKMSDYILSRGKTWRPHEKCHKTPAIALAQMEAGAIGVTCAKVSEAEVMAAAGVKDILIANMIVGKTKWERVVSLCRHARPIVACDHYAQIEPLAKMCADAGVTCRMMPEVNIGLNRVGSRPGQDTLDLAMAIDKLEGVELAGIMGYEGHLLQVQDPDEKRQKIEEAMRTLVGCKTAIEAKGIPCEIVSAGGTGSYQITSDCEGVTELQAGGGIFADPMYVNKCGLTGLDYSLSVLATVASRPEKGRMVLDCGRKTMHPDFQLPLVKAWPDAEVTALSAEHCAVTLGPESQDLKIGDKIELIPGYADFTTILHENFYGFRNDRLEVVWPIQGRGKIQ, from the coding sequence ATGACTCAGTCCGTAATTGGATCACACAAATTCGATCTCGATACCCCCATCCTCTGCATCGACCTGGATATTATGGAATCAAATATCCAGAAGATGTCCGACTATATTCTCAGCCGCGGCAAAACCTGGCGACCCCACGAAAAATGCCATAAAACCCCCGCGATCGCCCTGGCCCAGATGGAAGCCGGTGCCATCGGGGTGACCTGTGCCAAGGTCTCCGAAGCCGAAGTCATGGCCGCCGCCGGCGTCAAAGACATCCTGATCGCGAACATGATCGTCGGGAAAACCAAGTGGGAACGCGTCGTCTCCCTCTGTCGTCATGCCCGTCCAATCGTCGCCTGCGACCACTACGCCCAGATCGAACCGCTGGCGAAAATGTGTGCCGATGCGGGAGTCACCTGCCGCATGATGCCCGAAGTCAATATCGGCCTCAACCGCGTCGGCTCACGACCGGGACAGGACACGCTCGATCTGGCGATGGCCATCGATAAGCTCGAAGGCGTCGAACTGGCCGGCATCATGGGCTATGAAGGCCACCTGCTGCAGGTTCAGGATCCGGACGAAAAGAGACAGAAAATTGAAGAGGCGATGCGGACGCTGGTCGGCTGCAAAACCGCTATCGAAGCCAAAGGCATCCCCTGCGAGATCGTCAGTGCCGGCGGTACCGGCTCGTACCAGATCACCTCCGATTGTGAAGGAGTGACCGAACTGCAGGCCGGTGGCGGGATCTTCGCCGACCCGATGTACGTCAATAAGTGTGGTCTGACCGGCCTGGATTACTCTTTAAGTGTCCTGGCCACCGTGGCCAGCCGTCCTGAAAAAGGACGCATGGTCCTGGACTGCGGTCGCAAGACGATGCACCCCGACTTCCAGCTCCCCCTGGTCAAAGCCTGGCCGGATGCGGAAGTGACCGCCTTGAGTGCAGAACACTGTGCCGTCACCCTGGGACCGGAATCACAGGACCTGAAGATCGGCGACAAAATCGAACTGATCCCCGGTTACGCCGACTTCACCACGATCCTGCACGAAAACTTCTACGGCTTCCGCAATGATCGCCTGGAAGTTGTCTGGCCAATTCAGGGACGGGGCAAGATTCAATAA
- a CDS encoding DUF1501 domain-containing protein — protein sequence MSVPQRMTGCSDFRKLPRREFLKAGGLGLTGLTLAELLRHEAHAGPTARKEHSVIILWMRGGPSQHETWDPKPLAPADYRGAFGAIKTSVPGIEIVDLMPRCAKIMDKWSIIRSLHHTNAGHSAGDQILFTGYPPGTDPTTNVHPSCGAIVSEQLGHLTPELPPYVMIPRQVPGTDSAYLGVAHKPFETLADPANEGPFTLQNFSLVEGISDNRFARRKNLLQCFDQFRTDLDRSGQLDAISKFQQQAFGILSSDKARKAFDLDAERDSTRDRYGFTARYDPMDPRRCSASAFSQRLLLGRRLVEAGVRLVTVDCRWWDTHVEGFDSMKNGFLPRWDQAYSALIEDLDQRGLLETTLVVAWGEFGRTPRVNKNSGRDHYPNVFSAAIAGGPVKGGRVVGSSDSKGAFPKDNPKTPQDVLATIYQHLGVNTGKHYLDHSGRPIITLPFGEPLHELA from the coding sequence ATGAGTGTTCCTCAACGAATGACCGGCTGCTCGGACTTCCGGAAACTGCCTCGTCGCGAGTTTCTGAAAGCTGGCGGGCTCGGTCTGACCGGCCTGACGCTGGCAGAGCTTTTGCGACACGAAGCGCATGCCGGCCCCACTGCCAGAAAAGAACACTCGGTCATCATTCTCTGGATGCGGGGCGGCCCGTCGCAGCACGAGACCTGGGATCCCAAGCCGCTGGCTCCCGCCGACTATCGCGGTGCCTTTGGTGCGATCAAGACATCCGTCCCGGGAATTGAAATCGTCGACCTGATGCCCCGCTGTGCGAAGATCATGGATAAATGGTCGATCATTCGCAGCCTGCATCATACCAACGCCGGACATTCCGCCGGTGACCAGATTCTGTTTACCGGCTATCCCCCCGGAACCGATCCCACCACCAACGTCCACCCCAGTTGTGGTGCGATTGTTTCGGAACAGCTGGGGCACCTGACGCCCGAACTTCCCCCGTATGTAATGATCCCCCGCCAGGTGCCGGGGACCGATTCCGCTTACCTGGGCGTCGCTCACAAGCCCTTCGAAACCCTTGCCGATCCCGCGAATGAGGGACCGTTTACCTTACAAAACTTTTCCCTGGTGGAAGGCATCAGCGACAATCGCTTTGCCCGCCGCAAGAATCTGCTCCAGTGTTTCGATCAGTTCCGCACCGACCTGGATCGTTCCGGCCAGTTGGACGCGATCAGCAAGTTTCAGCAGCAGGCGTTCGGCATCCTGAGTTCCGACAAAGCCCGCAAAGCCTTTGATCTGGACGCGGAGCGTGACAGCACCCGCGACCGCTACGGTTTCACGGCCCGCTATGATCCGATGGATCCGAGGCGCTGCAGTGCGAGTGCCTTTTCACAACGACTCCTGCTGGGACGACGACTGGTGGAAGCGGGTGTGCGACTGGTGACCGTAGACTGTCGCTGGTGGGATACGCACGTGGAAGGTTTTGACTCGATGAAGAACGGCTTCCTCCCTCGCTGGGATCAGGCTTATTCGGCACTGATCGAAGACCTTGATCAACGGGGTCTGCTGGAAACCACGCTGGTGGTCGCCTGGGGAGAATTCGGCCGCACGCCGCGGGTCAACAAGAATTCCGGCCGCGATCACTACCCGAATGTGTTCAGCGCCGCGATCGCTGGAGGCCCCGTCAAAGGAGGTCGGGTGGTCGGCTCCTCCGATTCTAAGGGCGCCTTCCCCAAAGACAATCCGAAAACACCCCAGGACGTCCTCGCTACGATCTACCAGCACCTGGGGGTCAACACCGGGAAACATTACCTGGATCATTCGGGACGCCCGATCATCACGCTCCCCTTCGGAGAGCCACTGCACGAGCTGGCTTGA
- a CDS encoding DNA repair ATPase: MADSENHTTETAAGNADAIALESSTYEIIQNRLQSRGKELQARLSQLNERRKEVFGSIETKLLGSDRITTEHNCIPRDMLAVGNRFLFGYNVHFGLKTEIQLSDVFSVYEFKEGAYHVLPLDLIQNPEFEKDFKDIYRYYKHATFAKFFVKGPFLYMLFKVGDGPRDFKSFKWAFQGDQLVYVDNRSDHEVQYPPQQEFQWVRTHRDLHHSGVHPHISIDDRLFVETIGGDLTIKIENNTDTGEGIYAEPVDDPDQTLDDAEIFYALIGSLILLKIKPYQETKFRYFIYNEKLQQARRLDSIKDACILLPDDHGLVFSNGYYLQNGESKTFETDLQDMLYQERIAAPNGEDFLYVFYQPEQGAYVLLQYNVIEQKLDTPMICHGFTLFEGGELICFSGQGEPQKHHTIQLWKTPYVSETYEIPQKTDSYLNKIGNKDIVRGMAECHELLGLIYRKDAYENLYVDLVKQSTDVLDSYFWINHEDTFALGEVVLEIKKAAEAAVTEYEKVLQLRQNTKKKTTEVETLTRETFTAVDHRRFDQIDDFVTSLASLRSLRGDVISLRDLRYVDVALVEQLEAKVSERTEKLAGRCVEFLLRKDALKPYADRITAASEQIKTVEKVADARKVEEEIEASSSELEMLIDIVSNLKVEDTTQRTAIIDNISANFSRINQSRAALKNRIKELMSVEGVAEFNAQIKLLNQGVVNYLDVSDSPEKCDDFLTKLMIQVEELEGRFAEFDEFVEQLTEKREEIYAAFESRKLAIVESRNKRANSLAKSADRILTGIRSRAEQLESINEINGYFASDLMIDKVRDIVRQLGELEDTVKVDDIQSRLKSIREDAVRQLKDKQELFVDGENIIKLGNRNFTVNRQALDLTTVMRDDVLQLHLTGTNFFAEIDDERLLATRDVWNQELISENRNVYRVEYLAYSLLNSLESDSEHSLESLTKLTDEELLAFIQKFMGPRYSEGYVKGVHDQDALLLVKSLLKIKPALGLLRYQPAARALANLYWNYFCDPEIKVLFESKLTGFGRIMQVFPQTGQQQYYIGELQQQLTEFVQQLPSFEQTLIPEAAEYLFQELVRGEQFVISQRAGELFQEFEKYLKHNKALKRLQESLEATHAHPANWFLLARDWVAAYLEHLDSDEDRDYRDEIALLLLAGKLDRKRLIDARVTDQITGLSGSHACIQQGEYHLHFNRFMQRLSDFQRMNVPRFESYVSLKKEIVDETRHAMRLEEFRPRVLTSFVRNRLLDEVYLPVIGDNLAKQMGEAGEQKRTDRMGLLMLVSPPGYGKTTLMEYIANRLGIIFMKINGPALGHQVTSLDPEAAPNAGAREEVKKLNLSLEMGDNVMIYLDDIQHCNPEFLQKFISLCDAQRKIEGVYEGETRTYDLRGRKVAVVMAGNPYTESGEKFQIPDMLSNRADIYNLGEVIGEHADAFEMSYLENCITSNPVLNPLTSRSQKDIYTIIQMAEDGTGERGDLEGNYSVEELNEMVSTMKKLIRVRDVILSVNREYIRSAAQSDDYRTEPAFKLQGSYRNMNRIAEKVFAVMNDRELETLIVSNYENDAQTLTSDTEANLLKFKELMGILKETELQRWNEIKKSFRKNQQLKSVGGEDRMAQAILQLANVGEGLQDIREAMNAGVGRLTEEKTESNLDQYARDFAERFQHLSDSLQAIQAALSTGAKDVTSLFEKSMQARESEQPTAPAEKPAAGSDDRITVVNKIPRSLLNVLETQFDLMQGWMQPLLNSSQANQAEFQELKDLVTRCMKDYNALIRRVDDE; the protein is encoded by the coding sequence ATTCAGAAAATCATACCACTGAGACTGCAGCCGGCAATGCAGATGCCATTGCCCTGGAAAGCAGTACGTATGAAATCATTCAGAATCGTCTGCAGAGCCGTGGTAAAGAGCTGCAGGCCCGGCTGTCGCAACTCAATGAACGCCGCAAGGAAGTTTTCGGCTCCATCGAGACCAAGCTGCTGGGTAGTGACCGGATTACGACGGAGCACAACTGCATTCCCCGCGACATGCTGGCCGTCGGGAACCGGTTTCTGTTTGGTTACAACGTCCATTTCGGGCTCAAGACGGAAATCCAGCTTAGCGATGTCTTTTCTGTCTATGAATTCAAGGAGGGGGCTTACCATGTCCTCCCGCTGGATCTGATTCAGAATCCGGAGTTCGAAAAAGATTTTAAAGACATCTATCGCTATTACAAACATGCGACCTTTGCCAAGTTCTTTGTCAAAGGCCCTTTTTTGTATATGCTGTTTAAGGTGGGGGACGGGCCGCGCGATTTTAAATCGTTTAAGTGGGCGTTCCAGGGAGATCAGCTGGTCTACGTGGACAACCGCAGCGATCACGAGGTCCAGTATCCACCCCAGCAGGAATTTCAGTGGGTGCGGACGCATCGCGATCTGCATCACTCCGGCGTGCATCCCCATATCTCGATTGATGACCGGCTGTTTGTCGAGACAATCGGCGGCGATCTGACCATTAAGATCGAGAATAACACCGATACCGGCGAAGGGATCTATGCTGAGCCGGTCGACGATCCGGACCAGACACTCGATGACGCCGAGATTTTCTATGCGTTGATCGGTTCGCTGATTCTGCTTAAGATCAAGCCTTACCAGGAAACGAAGTTCCGTTACTTCATCTACAACGAAAAGCTGCAGCAGGCCCGGCGGCTGGATTCGATCAAGGATGCCTGCATTCTGTTGCCTGACGATCACGGTCTGGTCTTTTCCAACGGATACTATCTGCAGAACGGGGAATCGAAAACCTTCGAGACTGACCTGCAGGACATGCTCTACCAGGAGCGAATCGCAGCCCCGAACGGCGAAGATTTTCTGTATGTGTTCTATCAGCCGGAACAGGGGGCCTATGTTCTGTTGCAGTATAATGTGATTGAACAGAAGCTTGATACCCCCATGATCTGCCACGGCTTCACGCTGTTTGAAGGGGGCGAGCTGATCTGTTTCTCCGGCCAGGGGGAGCCGCAGAAGCATCATACGATTCAGCTCTGGAAAACGCCTTATGTCAGCGAGACGTATGAAATACCCCAGAAGACCGATTCCTACCTCAATAAAATCGGCAACAAAGACATCGTGCGCGGGATGGCCGAGTGCCATGAGCTGCTGGGACTGATTTACCGGAAAGACGCTTATGAAAATCTGTATGTCGACCTGGTGAAGCAGTCGACAGACGTGCTTGATTCCTATTTCTGGATCAATCATGAGGACACTTTTGCCCTGGGCGAGGTGGTCCTCGAGATCAAAAAAGCCGCGGAAGCTGCGGTCACCGAGTACGAAAAAGTCCTGCAGTTAAGGCAGAATACGAAGAAAAAGACTACTGAAGTCGAAACGCTCACCCGGGAGACGTTCACAGCTGTGGACCATCGTCGATTTGATCAGATCGACGATTTCGTAACGAGTCTGGCCAGCCTGCGGAGTCTGCGGGGCGATGTGATTTCACTCCGTGATTTGCGGTATGTGGACGTGGCACTCGTCGAACAGCTGGAAGCAAAAGTCAGTGAACGGACCGAGAAGCTGGCGGGGAGGTGCGTCGAGTTTCTGTTACGCAAGGATGCCCTCAAGCCATACGCCGATCGGATTACGGCTGCTTCTGAACAGATCAAAACGGTCGAAAAAGTGGCCGATGCACGGAAAGTGGAAGAGGAGATCGAAGCCAGTTCCTCTGAGCTGGAAATGCTGATCGATATTGTCAGTAACCTGAAAGTGGAAGACACCACTCAGCGGACGGCAATTATCGACAATATTTCCGCTAATTTCTCCCGCATCAATCAGAGCCGGGCGGCACTCAAGAATCGCATCAAGGAACTGATGTCGGTCGAGGGGGTCGCGGAATTTAATGCCCAGATCAAACTGCTCAATCAGGGCGTGGTCAATTATCTGGACGTCAGCGATTCCCCCGAGAAGTGCGATGACTTCCTGACCAAGCTGATGATCCAGGTCGAGGAACTCGAAGGGCGGTTTGCTGAATTTGATGAGTTTGTCGAACAGCTGACCGAAAAGCGGGAAGAGATCTATGCTGCTTTTGAGTCCCGGAAGCTGGCGATTGTGGAAAGCCGCAATAAGCGGGCCAACTCTCTGGCGAAATCCGCAGATCGGATTCTAACCGGGATCCGCAGCCGGGCCGAACAGCTGGAGTCGATCAATGAGATCAACGGCTACTTTGCCTCCGATCTGATGATCGACAAGGTGCGGGACATCGTTCGCCAACTGGGAGAACTGGAAGATACCGTCAAAGTAGACGACATCCAGAGCCGTCTGAAAAGCATTCGCGAAGATGCCGTCCGGCAGCTGAAAGACAAGCAGGAACTGTTTGTCGACGGCGAAAATATCATCAAACTGGGGAATCGCAACTTTACTGTCAATCGGCAGGCCCTGGACCTGACGACGGTAATGCGGGACGATGTGCTGCAACTGCATCTGACGGGTACCAATTTCTTTGCGGAGATCGATGACGAACGGCTGCTGGCCACCCGGGATGTCTGGAACCAGGAACTCATCTCGGAAAATCGAAACGTCTATCGCGTCGAATATTTAGCTTACTCTCTGTTGAACTCGCTGGAGTCGGATTCGGAACATTCACTGGAATCGCTGACAAAACTGACGGACGAAGAACTGCTGGCATTCATCCAGAAATTCATGGGGCCCCGCTACAGTGAAGGCTATGTCAAAGGGGTCCACGATCAGGATGCACTGCTGCTGGTGAAATCGCTGCTCAAAATTAAGCCTGCTTTAGGCCTGTTGCGCTACCAGCCTGCAGCACGGGCGCTCGCGAATCTGTACTGGAACTACTTTTGTGATCCTGAGATCAAAGTGCTGTTTGAATCGAAACTGACCGGCTTCGGCAGGATCATGCAGGTCTTTCCGCAAACGGGGCAGCAGCAGTATTATATCGGCGAGCTCCAGCAGCAGCTGACAGAGTTTGTACAACAGCTTCCCAGTTTTGAGCAGACCCTGATTCCCGAAGCCGCGGAATATCTGTTCCAGGAACTGGTGCGCGGCGAGCAGTTTGTGATCAGTCAGCGGGCGGGAGAACTGTTCCAGGAATTTGAAAAATACTTAAAACACAATAAGGCTCTGAAACGCCTGCAGGAAAGCCTGGAGGCGACACACGCCCATCCCGCCAACTGGTTCCTGCTGGCCCGGGACTGGGTGGCAGCCTATCTGGAGCACCTGGATTCTGATGAAGACCGCGACTACCGGGATGAAATCGCGTTACTGTTGCTGGCCGGAAAACTGGACCGCAAACGGCTCATCGACGCCCGGGTGACCGATCAGATTACCGGCCTGTCCGGTTCGCATGCCTGCATCCAGCAGGGCGAATATCATCTGCATTTCAACCGCTTCATGCAGCGGCTGTCTGATTTTCAGCGCATGAATGTGCCCCGCTTTGAATCATATGTGTCTCTGAAAAAAGAAATCGTCGATGAAACCCGGCACGCGATGCGGTTGGAAGAGTTTCGTCCGCGGGTGCTGACTTCGTTTGTGCGGAACCGGCTCCTCGACGAAGTCTATCTGCCGGTCATCGGTGATAACCTGGCCAAGCAGATGGGCGAAGCGGGAGAACAGAAACGGACCGACCGGATGGGACTGCTGATGCTGGTCTCTCCTCCCGGTTACGGTAAAACCACGCTGATGGAATACATCGCCAACCGCCTGGGGATCATCTTCATGAAGATCAACGGGCCGGCACTGGGACACCAGGTGACGTCGCTCGATCCGGAAGCGGCACCGAATGCAGGCGCCCGGGAAGAGGTGAAGAAGCTCAATCTCTCGCTGGAGATGGGCGACAACGTGATGATCTACCTCGATGACATTCAGCACTGTAATCCGGAATTCCTGCAGAAGTTTATTTCCCTGTGTGACGCCCAGCGAAAAATTGAAGGGGTCTACGAAGGGGAAACCCGGACCTATGATTTGCGGGGACGCAAAGTCGCTGTCGTCATGGCGGGGAACCCGTATACGGAGAGTGGGGAGAAATTCCAGATCCCGGACATGCTTTCCAACCGGGCCGACATCTATAACCTGGGTGAAGTGATCGGCGAGCATGCGGATGCGTTCGAAATGAGCTACCTGGAAAACTGCATTACCTCCAATCCGGTGCTGAATCCGCTGACCTCGCGCAGCCAGAAAGACATCTACACGATCATCCAGATGGCCGAAGATGGAACCGGCGAACGGGGGGACCTGGAAGGGAACTATTCCGTTGAAGAACTGAACGAGATGGTTTCCACGATGAAGAAACTGATTCGCGTTCGCGATGTGATCCTGAGTGTGAACCGGGAGTACATTCGCTCGGCAGCCCAGTCGGATGATTATCGGACCGAGCCGGCCTTCAAGCTGCAGGGGTCCTATCGAAACATGAACCGCATTGCCGAGAAGGTGTTTGCGGTGATGAATGATCGAGAGCTGGAAACGCTGATCGTCTCGAATTATGAAAATGATGCCCAGACGCTGACCTCAGATACCGAAGCCAACCTGCTGAAGTTCAAGGAACTGATGGGCATCCTGAAAGAGACCGAGCTCCAGCGCTGGAATGAGATCAAAAAGTCGTTCCGCAAAAATCAGCAGCTGAAGAGCGTGGGGGGCGAAGACCGCATGGCCCAGGCGATTCTGCAACTGGCCAATGTTGGCGAGGGGCTGCAGGACATCCGCGAAGCGATGAACGCGGGCGTCGGTCGGCTGACGGAAGAAAAGACCGAATCCAACCTGGATCAGTACGCCCGCGATTTCGCGGAACGGTTCCAGCACCTCTCAGACAGTCTCCAGGCGATTCAGGCAGCCCTCAGCACCGGGGCGAAAGACGTCACCTCTCTGTTTGAGAAGTCGATGCAGGCGCGTGAATCAGAGCAGCCGACAGCACCTGCAGAGAAACCGGCTGCGGGGTCCGACGACCGGATCACGGTGGTCAATAAGATTCCCCGCTCACTGCTGAATGTTCTGGAAACGCAGTTCGACCTGATGCAGGGCTGGATGCAGCCGCTGCTCAATTCTTCCCAGGCCAATCAGGCCGAGTTCCAGGAACTGAAAGATCTGGTGACGCGTTGTATGAAAGATTACAACGCGCTGATTAGACGGGTAGATGACGAATAG